One segment of Streptomyces sp. NA02950 DNA contains the following:
- the atpA gene encoding F0F1 ATP synthase subunit alpha: MAELTIRPEEIRDALENFVQAYKPDAASREEVGTVSVAGDGIAKVEGLPSAMANELLKFEDGTLGLALNLEEREIGAVVLGEFSGIEEGQQVHRTGEVLSVAVGEGYLGRVVDPLGAPIDGLGEIETDGRRALELQAPTVMDRKSVHEPMETGYKAVDAMTPIGRGQRQLIIGDRQTGKTALCVDTIINQRDNWRSGDPKKQVRCIYVAVGQKGSTIASVRGALEEAGALEYTTIVAAPASDPAGFKYLAPYTGSAIGQHWMYQGKHVLIVFDDLSKQADAYRAVSLLLRRPPGREAYPGDVFYLHSRLLERCAKLSEEMGSGSMTGLPIVETKANDVSAFIPTNVISITDGQCFLESDLFNANQRPALNVGISVSRVGGSAQHKAIRQVSGRLRVDLAQYRELEAFAAFGSDLDAASKASLERGARMVELLKQGQYAPYSTEDQVVSIWSGTNGKMDDVPVEDVRRFERELLDYLHREQKGLLTSIVEGGKMSDDTIAALSEAVDTFKRQFETSDGKLLGEG, from the coding sequence ATGGCGGAGCTCACGATCCGGCCGGAGGAGATCCGGGACGCGCTGGAGAACTTCGTCCAGGCGTACAAGCCGGACGCGGCCTCGCGCGAGGAGGTCGGTACGGTCAGCGTTGCCGGCGACGGCATCGCGAAGGTCGAGGGACTTCCCTCGGCCATGGCGAACGAACTGCTGAAGTTCGAGGACGGCACCCTCGGCCTCGCCCTCAACCTCGAGGAGCGCGAGATCGGTGCGGTCGTCCTCGGTGAGTTCAGCGGGATCGAGGAGGGCCAGCAGGTGCACCGCACCGGCGAGGTCCTCTCGGTCGCCGTCGGCGAGGGCTACCTCGGCCGTGTCGTCGACCCGCTGGGTGCCCCGATCGACGGCCTCGGCGAGATCGAGACCGACGGCCGTCGCGCCCTCGAGCTGCAGGCCCCCACGGTCATGGACCGCAAGTCGGTGCACGAGCCGATGGAGACCGGCTACAAGGCCGTCGACGCGATGACCCCGATCGGCCGCGGACAGCGCCAGCTGATCATCGGCGACCGGCAGACCGGCAAGACCGCGCTGTGCGTCGACACGATCATCAACCAGCGTGACAACTGGCGTTCCGGCGACCCGAAGAAGCAGGTCCGCTGCATCTACGTGGCCGTCGGCCAGAAGGGCTCCACCATCGCGTCCGTGCGTGGCGCGCTGGAGGAGGCCGGTGCGCTGGAGTACACCACCATCGTCGCCGCCCCGGCGTCCGACCCGGCGGGCTTCAAGTACCTGGCCCCCTACACCGGCTCGGCCATCGGTCAGCACTGGATGTACCAGGGCAAGCACGTCCTGATCGTCTTCGACGACCTGTCCAAGCAGGCGGACGCCTACCGCGCCGTCTCCCTGCTGCTGCGCCGTCCGCCGGGCCGTGAGGCCTACCCGGGCGACGTCTTCTACCTGCACTCCCGGCTGCTGGAGCGCTGCGCCAAGCTCTCCGAGGAGATGGGCTCCGGCTCGATGACCGGTCTGCCGATCGTCGAGACCAAGGCCAACGACGTGTCGGCGTTCATTCCGACCAACGTCATCTCCATCACCGACGGCCAGTGCTTCCTGGAGTCGGACCTGTTCAACGCCAACCAGCGCCCCGCGCTGAACGTCGGTATCTCGGTCTCCCGAGTCGGTGGCTCCGCGCAGCACAAGGCCATCCGCCAGGTGTCCGGCCGGCTCCGGGTGGACCTCGCCCAGTACCGCGAGCTCGAGGCGTTCGCCGCCTTCGGCTCCGACCTGGACGCGGCCTCCAAGGCGTCGCTGGAGCGGGGTGCGCGCATGGTCGAGCTGCTGAAGCAGGGCCAGTACGCGCCGTACTCCACCGAGGACCAGGTCGTCTCCATCTGGTCCGGCACCAACGGCAAGATGGACGACGTTCCGGTCGAGGACGTCCGCCGCTTCGAGCGTGAGCTGCTGGACTATCTGCACCGTGAGCAGAAGGGCCTGCTGACCTCCATCGTCGAGGGCGGCAAGATGTCCGACGACACCATCGCCGCCCTGAGCGAAGCGGTGGACACCTTCAAGCGGCAGTTCGAGACCTCGGACGGCAAGCTGCTGGGCGAGGGCTGA
- a CDS encoding F0F1 ATP synthase subunit B: MNALVQVAAEEENPLIPPIPELVIGLIAFAIVFVFLAKKLLPNINRVLEERRAAIEGGMEKAEATQAEAQQVLEDYRAQLADARHEAARLRQEAQEQGAALIAEMRAEGQRQREEIIAAGHAQIEADRKQAAQALRQDVGKLATDLAGKIVGESVEDVARQSRTIDRFLDELEAKAADGSMAEAGR, encoded by the coding sequence ATGAACGCCCTGGTACAGGTGGCGGCTGAGGAGGAGAACCCCCTCATCCCGCCGATCCCGGAGCTGGTCATCGGCCTGATCGCCTTTGCCATCGTCTTCGTATTCCTCGCGAAGAAGCTCCTCCCGAACATCAACCGTGTTCTGGAGGAGCGTCGCGCGGCCATCGAGGGCGGGATGGAGAAGGCCGAGGCCACCCAGGCCGAGGCCCAGCAGGTCCTCGAGGACTACCGCGCCCAGCTCGCGGACGCCCGTCACGAGGCCGCGCGCCTGCGCCAGGAGGCGCAGGAGCAGGGTGCCGCGCTCATCGCCGAGATGCGCGCGGAGGGCCAGCGGCAGCGTGAGGAGATCATCGCGGCCGGTCACGCCCAGATCGAGGCCGACCGCAAGCAGGCCGCTCAGGCGCTGCGCCAGGACGTGGGCAAGCTGGCCACCGACCTGGCGGGCAAGATCGTCGGCGAGTCCGTCGAGGACGTCGCCCGGCAGAGCCGCACGATCGACCGGTTCCTCGATGAGCTCGAGGCCAAGGCCGCCGACGGCTCGATGGCCGAGGCCGGCCGATGA
- a CDS encoding F0F1 ATP synthase subunit delta codes for MNGASREALAAARERFDALTDNTSVDATKLADELAAVTALLDREVSLRRVLTDPAQPGEAKAELAGRLLGGQVGGETVDLVSGMVRSRWSRPRDLADAVEELAAAADLVAAQRAGTLDDVEDELFRFGRIVSSSPELRGALSGRNASATAKADLVRRLLGGRADRVTERLVVRLVTHPRGRSLEAGLDELTKLAAARRDRTVAVVTSAVPLSDQQKQRLGAALAQLYGRQVHLNLDVDPEVLGGIAVRIGDEVINGTIADRLDEAARRMAG; via the coding sequence ATGAACGGAGCGAGCAGGGAGGCACTGGCAGCCGCGCGCGAGCGCTTCGACGCCCTGACGGACAACACCTCCGTCGACGCGACGAAGCTCGCCGATGAGCTGGCCGCCGTCACCGCGCTGCTCGACCGCGAGGTCTCACTGCGTCGGGTCCTCACCGACCCGGCGCAGCCCGGCGAGGCCAAGGCCGAGCTGGCCGGACGCCTGCTGGGCGGGCAGGTCGGCGGGGAAACCGTCGACCTGGTCTCCGGGATGGTCCGCAGCCGCTGGTCGCGCCCGCGCGACCTGGCGGACGCGGTCGAGGAGCTGGCGGCCGCCGCCGACCTCGTGGCGGCCCAGCGGGCCGGCACCCTCGACGACGTCGAGGACGAGCTGTTCCGGTTCGGCCGGATCGTCTCCTCCTCGCCGGAGCTGCGCGGTGCGCTGTCCGGCCGGAACGCGAGCGCCACGGCCAAGGCCGATCTGGTGCGCCGACTGCTCGGCGGCCGGGCGGACCGGGTGACCGAGCGGCTCGTGGTGCGACTGGTCACACACCCGCGCGGACGTAGCCTGGAAGCGGGTCTCGATGAGCTGACCAAGCTGGCCGCGGCCCGCCGTGACCGTACGGTCGCCGTCGTGACCTCGGCGGTACCGCTCAGCGATCAGCAGAAGCAGCGCCTCGGCGCGGCTCTGGCTCAGCTGTACGGCCGCCAGGTCCACCTCAACCTCGATGTGGACCCGGAGGTCCTCGGCGGGATCGCGGTGCGCATCGGCGACGAGGTCATCAACGGGACCATCGCGGACCGTCTCGACGAGGCGGCCCGCCGGATGGCCGGCTGA
- the glyA gene encoding serine hydroxymethyltransferase: protein MAVTSAGPRGGTSADPAGVPGRTPWGPDFEALARQDPELAGIILSELDRVSSGLQLIAAENFTSPAVLAALASPLANKYAEGYPGARHHGGCELVDIAERVAQDRAKALFGAEHANVQPHSGSSAVLAAYAALLRPGDTVLAMALTHGGHLTMGSPANFSGRWFDFIGYGVDPATGLIDYDQLHGLARAHRPKAIVCGSISYPRHPDYAAFRAVADEVGAYLIADAAHPIGLVAGKAAPSPVPYADVVCATTHKVLRGPRGGMLLCGADLAERIDRAVFPFTQGGAQMHTVAAKAVAFGEAAAPSFTAYAQRVVANARVLADALVAEGLAVTTGGTDTHMITVDPAPLGLDGRTARGRCAAAGIVLDTCALASATEPAGWTKGLRLGTAAVTTQGMGTPEMERIAALIGTALRDEGVIREKVAELAGRFPPYPDEGRRMQPSEGVGRL, encoded by the coding sequence ATGGCCGTCACCTCCGCAGGGCCCCGGGGCGGCACCTCCGCCGATCCCGCCGGTGTCCCGGGCCGCACCCCCTGGGGCCCCGACTTCGAAGCGCTCGCCCGCCAGGACCCCGAGCTCGCGGGGATCATCCTGAGCGAACTGGACCGCGTCTCCAGCGGGCTCCAGCTGATCGCCGCGGAGAACTTCACCTCGCCCGCGGTGCTCGCCGCCCTGGCCTCGCCGCTCGCCAACAAGTACGCCGAGGGCTACCCCGGAGCCCGCCACCACGGCGGCTGCGAACTGGTGGACATCGCCGAGCGGGTCGCCCAGGACCGCGCGAAGGCGCTGTTCGGCGCGGAGCACGCCAATGTGCAGCCGCATTCGGGCTCCTCGGCGGTACTGGCCGCGTACGCCGCGCTGCTGCGGCCCGGCGACACCGTGCTGGCCATGGCGCTGACCCACGGCGGCCACCTCACCATGGGCTCCCCGGCGAACTTCTCCGGCCGCTGGTTCGACTTCATCGGCTACGGCGTCGATCCGGCCACCGGGCTCATCGACTACGACCAGCTCCACGGGCTGGCCCGGGCCCACCGCCCGAAGGCCATCGTGTGCGGCTCGATCTCCTATCCCCGCCACCCCGACTACGCCGCCTTCCGGGCCGTCGCGGACGAGGTCGGGGCGTATCTCATCGCCGACGCCGCGCATCCCATCGGCCTGGTCGCGGGCAAGGCGGCGCCCAGTCCGGTGCCGTACGCCGACGTGGTGTGCGCAACGACACACAAGGTGCTGCGCGGGCCGCGCGGCGGGATGCTGCTGTGCGGTGCGGACCTGGCCGAGCGCATCGACCGGGCGGTGTTCCCGTTCACCCAGGGCGGCGCCCAGATGCACACCGTGGCGGCCAAGGCGGTGGCGTTCGGCGAGGCCGCCGCGCCCTCCTTCACCGCCTATGCGCAGCGGGTGGTCGCCAATGCCCGGGTGCTGGCCGACGCGCTGGTCGCGGAGGGTCTCGCGGTCACCACCGGAGGTACCGACACCCACATGATCACCGTGGATCCGGCCCCGCTGGGCCTGGACGGACGCACCGCACGGGGCCGCTGTGCCGCCGCCGGGATCGTGCTGGACACGTGTGCGCTGGCGTCCGCGACGGAGCCCGCGGGCTGGACCAAGGGGCTGCGGCTGGGCACCGCGGCGGTGACCACCCAGGGGATGGGAACGCCCGAGATGGAACGCATAGCCGCGCTGATCGGAACCGCGCTGCGGGACGAGGGCGTGATACGGGAGAAAGTGGCGGAACTGGCGGGCAGATTTCCGCCCTATCCGGACGAGGGCCGGCGCATGCAACCATCCGAAGGTGTAGGACGTCTGTAA
- a CDS encoding protein-tyrosine-phosphatase has translation MTAPETGRGIAEHRAKHAETSFRILHVSTGNVCRSPITERLTRHALAHRLGSARTRGLIVESAGTWGHEGAPMEAHAATVLTDFGADPAGFLGRELLDEHVIRADLVLTATRDHRAQVISMGHSAGLRTFTLKEFTRLVRAIDSATLPDPEEAGGVVERARALVQAAAALRGWLLAPNEEADEVHDPYGAPITFFRSIGDEIHQALDPVVTALTGVAAPA, from the coding sequence TTGACAGCCCCTGAGACGGGGCGTGGCATAGCGGAACACCGGGCGAAGCACGCCGAGACCTCCTTCCGCATCCTCCACGTCAGCACCGGCAACGTCTGCCGCTCGCCGATCACCGAGCGGCTGACCCGGCATGCCCTCGCCCACCGCCTCGGCAGCGCCCGCACCAGGGGACTGATCGTGGAGAGCGCGGGCACCTGGGGGCACGAGGGCGCGCCCATGGAGGCGCACGCCGCGACCGTCCTGACCGACTTCGGCGCCGACCCGGCCGGTTTCCTCGGCCGCGAACTGCTGGACGAACACGTGATTCGGGCCGATCTGGTGCTCACCGCGACCCGTGACCACCGGGCCCAGGTCATCTCCATGGGGCACTCGGCGGGGCTGCGCACCTTCACCCTCAAGGAGTTCACCCGGCTGGTACGGGCCATAGACTCCGCCACGCTCCCCGATCCGGAGGAGGCGGGCGGAGTGGTCGAGCGCGCCCGCGCGCTGGTGCAGGCGGCGGCCGCGCTGCGCGGCTGGCTGCTGGCCCCCAACGAGGAGGCGGACGAGGTGCATGACCCCTACGGGGCGCCCATCACCTTCTTCCGTTCCATCGGCGACGAGATCCACCAGGCGCTGGACCCGGTCGTCACGGCCCTGACGGGGGTCGCCGCCCCGGCCTGA
- the prmC gene encoding peptide chain release factor N(5)-glutamine methyltransferase, with amino-acid sequence MNVLLAEVAQATQRLAAAGVPSPRFDAEELAAFVHGVKRGELHGVADADFDARYWEAVARREAREPLQHITGRAFFRYLELQVGPGVFVPRPETESVVGWAIDAVRAMDVVEPLIVDLCTGSGAIALALAQEVPRSRVHAVELDEGAVQWARKNVEGSRVVLQHGDAMTALPELDGQVDLVISNPPYIPLTEWEYVAPEARDHDPQLALFSGEDGLDVIRGLERTAHRLLRPGGVVVIEHADTQGGQVPWIFTEERGWADAADHPDLNNRPRFATARKAMP; translated from the coding sequence GTGAACGTGCTGCTCGCCGAGGTGGCCCAGGCCACCCAGCGGCTGGCCGCCGCGGGCGTGCCCTCTCCGCGCTTCGACGCCGAGGAGCTCGCCGCCTTTGTGCACGGCGTCAAGCGGGGTGAGCTGCACGGCGTCGCCGACGCCGACTTCGACGCCCGCTACTGGGAGGCGGTCGCCCGCCGCGAGGCCCGCGAGCCCCTTCAGCACATCACCGGCCGGGCCTTCTTCCGCTATCTGGAGCTCCAGGTCGGGCCGGGTGTCTTCGTACCCCGTCCGGAGACCGAGTCGGTGGTCGGCTGGGCCATAGACGCGGTGCGGGCCATGGACGTCGTCGAACCGCTCATCGTGGACCTGTGCACCGGCTCCGGGGCCATCGCCCTCGCCCTCGCCCAGGAGGTGCCGCGCTCCCGGGTGCACGCCGTGGAGCTGGACGAGGGCGCCGTCCAGTGGGCCCGCAAGAACGTCGAGGGGTCCCGCGTCGTTCTCCAGCACGGAGACGCGATGACGGCCCTGCCCGAGCTCGACGGGCAGGTGGACCTCGTCATCAGCAATCCGCCGTACATCCCGCTGACCGAGTGGGAGTACGTCGCACCGGAGGCCCGCGACCACGACCCCCAGCTCGCGCTGTTCTCCGGCGAGGATGGCCTCGATGTGATCCGCGGCCTGGAGCGCACGGCCCACCGGCTGCTGCGTCCGGGAGGCGTCGTTGTCATCGAGCACGCAGACACCCAGGGCGGCCAGGTGCCATGGATCTTCACGGAGGAGCGTGGCTGGGCGGACGCCGCCGACCACCCCGACCTGAACAACCGGCCCCGGTTCGCCACCGCGCGGAAGGCCATGCCGTGA
- a CDS encoding L-threonylcarbamoyladenylate synthase, with protein sequence MARRYDCGDATDRKTGLREAASAVRRGELVVLPTDTVYGIGADAFSAEAVGDLLEAKGRGRNMPTPVLVGSPNTLHGLVTDFSEQAWELVDAFWPGALTLVARHQPSLTWDLGETRGTVAIRMPLHPVAIELLNDFGPMAVSSANLTGHPSPQDCDAAQEMLGDSVSVYLDGGPTPAAVPSSIVDVTGKVPVLLRAGALNPEQLREVVPDLEVAN encoded by the coding sequence ATGGCACGGCGCTACGACTGCGGGGACGCCACCGATCGCAAGACCGGCCTGCGCGAGGCCGCGTCCGCGGTCCGCCGCGGCGAACTGGTCGTGCTGCCCACCGACACCGTGTACGGGATCGGTGCGGACGCCTTCAGCGCCGAGGCGGTCGGCGATCTGCTGGAGGCCAAGGGCCGGGGCCGCAACATGCCCACCCCCGTCCTCGTCGGCTCCCCGAACACCCTGCACGGTCTGGTCACCGACTTCTCCGAACAGGCGTGGGAGCTGGTCGACGCCTTCTGGCCCGGAGCGCTCACCCTGGTCGCCCGGCACCAGCCGTCGCTCACCTGGGACCTGGGGGAGACCCGCGGCACCGTCGCGATCCGGATGCCGCTGCACCCGGTCGCCATCGAGCTGCTCAACGACTTCGGGCCGATGGCGGTCTCCAGCGCCAACCTCACCGGCCACCCGTCCCCGCAGGACTGCGACGCCGCCCAGGAGATGCTCGGCGACTCCGTCTCGGTCTACCTCGACGGCGGGCCCACCCCCGCCGCCGTGCCGTCCTCCATCGTCGACGTCACCGGCAAGGTGCCGGTGCTGCTCCGCGCGGGCGCGCTTAACCCCGAGCAGCTCCGCGAGGTCGTACCCGACCTCGAGGTGGCCAATTGA
- the atpB gene encoding F0F1 ATP synthase subunit A yields MSSDQTLAFETNCHIFDGCGFPAPGLHSFKFEPLFTVGGFEFNKPMLLALLGSVAIIWFFWAAFGRAKVVPGKLQMVGEAGYDFVRRGLVYEALGKKEGEKYVPFMVALFFFVWIMNLWSIIPIAQFPVTSIIAFPAGLAAIVYIMWMYLTFKNHGFVGGWKNITGYDKELGAILPLIVTIEFFSNVIIRPFTHAVRLFANMFAGHLLLLMFTIGSWYLLNGIGIAYAGASFVMTILLTAFELFIQAVQAYVFVLLACNYVQGALAKGH; encoded by the coding sequence GTGAGTTCTGACCAGACGCTCGCCTTCGAGACGAACTGCCACATCTTCGATGGGTGCGGCTTCCCGGCACCCGGACTCCATTCGTTCAAGTTCGAGCCGCTCTTCACGGTGGGCGGTTTCGAGTTCAACAAGCCGATGCTGCTGGCCCTGCTGGGCAGCGTCGCCATCATCTGGTTCTTCTGGGCCGCCTTCGGCCGCGCCAAGGTGGTCCCGGGCAAGCTCCAGATGGTCGGCGAGGCGGGCTACGACTTCGTACGCCGCGGGCTGGTCTACGAGGCCCTCGGCAAGAAGGAGGGCGAGAAGTACGTCCCCTTCATGGTCGCGCTGTTCTTCTTCGTCTGGATCATGAACCTCTGGTCGATCATTCCGATCGCCCAGTTCCCGGTGACGTCGATCATCGCCTTCCCGGCCGGTCTCGCCGCGATCGTCTACATCATGTGGATGTACCTGACGTTCAAGAACCACGGCTTCGTCGGCGGCTGGAAGAACATCACCGGCTACGACAAGGAACTCGGCGCGATCCTCCCGCTGATCGTCACCATCGAGTTCTTCTCGAACGTGATCATCCGGCCCTTCACCCACGCGGTCCGGCTCTTCGCCAACATGTTCGCGGGCCACCTGCTGCTCCTGATGTTCACCATCGGCAGCTGGTACCTGCTGAACGGCATCGGAATCGCCTACGCGGGCGCGTCCTTCGTGATGACGATCCTGCTGACCGCGTTCGAGCTCTTCATCCAGGCTGTCCAGGCGTACGTCTTCGTGCTCTTGGCCTGCAACTACGTTCAGGGCGCGCTCGCCAAAGGCCACTGA
- a CDS encoding MraY family glycosyltransferase: MGQPVREYLLTLCITAAVTYLLTGPVRKFAIAAGAMPEIRARDVHREPTPRLGGIAMFGGLCAGLLVAAHLTNLKDVFELSNEPRALLSGAGLIWLLGVLDDKWGVDALIKLGGQMIAAGVMVLQGLTILWLPVPGVGPVSLTPWQGTLLTVALVVITINAVNFVDGLDGLASGMVCIAAAAFFMYAYRIWYGYGLESAAPATLFAAVLMGMCLGFLPHNIHPARIFMGDSGSMLIGLVLAAGAISITGQVDPDAMKLFAGSETAAVHATVPVYIPLLLPLTVIAVPFADLVLAIVRRTWRGQSPFAADRGHLHHRLLEIGHSHSRAVLIMYFWSALIAFGAVAYSVNSVGMWFVLAIVALSAVGLVLLLLPRFTPRVPRWAEGFVPPRYRRGHRDAPAEQAVARTEAATEAGAAGDPAAEESAPRPLAAGINGATAIGDRSRFTHRRRIGTPQ; the protein is encoded by the coding sequence GTGGGGCAGCCTGTGCGTGAATACCTGCTGACTCTGTGCATCACGGCCGCGGTCACCTATCTCCTGACCGGGCCGGTGCGGAAGTTCGCCATCGCGGCTGGCGCGATGCCGGAGATCCGTGCCCGTGATGTGCACCGCGAGCCCACGCCGCGGCTCGGTGGCATCGCCATGTTCGGCGGGCTGTGCGCGGGACTGCTGGTCGCCGCCCACCTCACCAACCTCAAGGACGTCTTCGAGCTGTCGAACGAGCCGCGGGCGCTGCTGTCCGGCGCCGGGCTGATCTGGCTGCTCGGTGTGCTGGACGACAAGTGGGGCGTGGACGCGCTGATCAAGCTGGGCGGCCAGATGATCGCCGCGGGTGTGATGGTGCTCCAGGGCCTGACGATTCTGTGGCTGCCGGTGCCCGGTGTGGGACCGGTCTCGCTCACGCCCTGGCAGGGCACGCTGCTGACGGTGGCGCTGGTCGTCATCACCATCAACGCGGTCAACTTCGTTGACGGGCTGGACGGTTTGGCCTCCGGCATGGTGTGCATCGCCGCCGCCGCGTTCTTCATGTACGCCTACCGCATCTGGTACGGCTACGGTCTGGAGTCCGCCGCCCCCGCGACGCTGTTCGCCGCCGTGCTGATGGGCATGTGCCTGGGCTTCCTGCCGCACAACATCCACCCCGCGCGGATCTTCATGGGCGATTCCGGCTCCATGCTGATCGGCCTGGTGCTGGCGGCGGGTGCCATCTCCATCACCGGTCAGGTGGACCCGGACGCGATGAAGCTGTTCGCCGGGTCCGAGACGGCCGCGGTGCACGCCACCGTGCCCGTCTACATTCCGCTGCTGCTGCCGCTGACCGTCATCGCGGTGCCCTTCGCCGACCTGGTGCTGGCCATCGTGCGGCGCACCTGGCGCGGCCAGTCGCCGTTCGCGGCCGACCGCGGCCATCTGCACCACCGGCTGCTGGAGATCGGCCACTCGCACAGCCGGGCCGTCCTGATCATGTACTTCTGGTCGGCGCTGATCGCCTTTGGCGCGGTGGCGTACTCGGTGAACAGCGTCGGGATGTGGTTCGTGCTGGCGATCGTGGCGCTGAGCGCGGTCGGTCTGGTGCTGTTGCTGCTGCCGCGCTTCACCCCGCGGGTGCCGCGCTGGGCCGAGGGGTTCGTACCGCCGCGCTACCGCCGCGGGCACCGGGACGCGCCGGCGGAGCAGGCCGTGGCGCGTACGGAGGCGGCCACCGAGGCCGGTGCGGCCGGGGATCCGGCGGCGGAGGAGTCCGCGCCGCGGCCGCTGGCGGCCGGGATCAACGGGGCCACCGCGATCGGTGACCGCTCCCGGTTCACCCACCGCCGGAGGATCGGCACCCCGCAGTGA
- the atpE gene encoding ATP synthase F0 subunit C produces the protein MSALQTLAADGVTGNLGSIGYGLAAIGPGVGVGIIFGNGTQALARQPEAAGLIRANQIMGFAFCEALALIGIVMGFLFKS, from the coding sequence ATGTCCGCTCTCCAGACCCTCGCCGCCGACGGCGTCACCGGCAACCTCGGTTCGATCGGTTACGGTCTCGCCGCCATCGGCCCCGGCGTCGGCGTCGGCATCATCTTCGGTAACGGCACCCAGGCCCTGGCCCGTCAGCCCGAGGCGGCCGGCCTGATCCGCGCCAACCAGATCATGGGCTTCGCCTTCTGTGAGGCGCTCGCGCTGATCGGTATCGTCATGGGCTTCCTCTTCAAGTCCTGA
- the prfA gene encoding peptide chain release factor 1, translated as MFEAVEELIGEHADLEKRLADPAVHADQREAMRLNKRYAELTPILAVYRDWKRAGDDIGTAQELAQDDPDFADEVKELELRREELTERLRLLLVPRDPSDDKDVILEVKAGEGGEESALFAGDLLRMYLRYAERVGWKTEILEANESDLGGYKDVQVAVKTKGSAEPGQGVWARLKYEGGVHRVQRVPATESQGRIHTSAAGVLVTPEAEEVEVEIGPNDLRIDVYRSSGPGGQSVNTTDSAVRITHLPTGIVVSCQNEKSQLQNKEQALRILRSRLLAAAQEEAEKEASDARRSQVRTVDRSERIRTYNFPENRISDHRVGFKAYNLDQVLDGELAPVIQACVDADAAAKLAAAQ; from the coding sequence ATGTTCGAGGCGGTCGAGGAACTCATCGGCGAACACGCCGACCTCGAGAAGCGGCTCGCCGACCCCGCGGTCCACGCCGACCAGCGCGAGGCGATGCGGCTCAACAAGCGCTACGCCGAGCTGACGCCGATCCTCGCCGTCTACCGCGACTGGAAGCGGGCGGGCGACGACATCGGCACGGCCCAGGAGCTCGCCCAGGACGACCCGGACTTCGCCGACGAGGTGAAGGAGCTGGAGCTGCGGCGCGAGGAGCTCACCGAGCGGCTCCGGCTGCTGCTGGTGCCCCGCGACCCCAGCGACGACAAGGACGTCATCCTGGAGGTCAAGGCGGGCGAGGGCGGCGAGGAGTCCGCCCTGTTCGCGGGCGACCTGCTGCGGATGTATCTGCGCTACGCCGAGCGCGTGGGCTGGAAGACCGAGATCCTCGAGGCCAACGAGTCCGACCTCGGCGGCTACAAGGACGTCCAGGTCGCGGTCAAGACCAAGGGCTCCGCCGAGCCCGGCCAGGGCGTCTGGGCCCGGCTGAAGTACGAGGGCGGGGTGCACCGCGTGCAGCGGGTGCCCGCCACCGAGTCGCAGGGCCGCATCCACACCTCCGCCGCCGGCGTGCTGGTCACCCCGGAGGCCGAGGAGGTCGAGGTCGAGATCGGCCCCAACGATCTGCGGATCGATGTCTACCGCTCCTCCGGCCCCGGCGGCCAGTCGGTCAACACCACCGACTCCGCGGTGCGCATCACCCACCTGCCCACCGGCATCGTCGTCTCCTGCCAGAACGAGAAGAGCCAGCTCCAGAACAAGGAGCAGGCACTGCGCATCCTGCGCTCGCGGCTGCTGGCCGCGGCCCAGGAGGAGGCCGAGAAGGAGGCGTCCGACGCCCGCCGCAGCCAGGTCCGCACCGTCGACCGCTCCGAGCGCATCCGTACGTACAACTTCCCGGAAAACCGGATCTCGGACCACCGGGTCGGCTTCAAGGCGTACAACTTGGACCAGGTGCTCGACGGCGAACTCGCCCCGGTGATCCAGGCGTGCGTGGACGCCGACGCGGCCGCCAAGCTGGCCGCGGCGCAGTAA
- the rpmE gene encoding 50S ribosomal protein L31 — MKRDIHPEYVETQVSCTCGASFTTRSTVSGGTIRADICSECHPFYTGKQKILDTGGRVARFEARFGKNAGSAKK; from the coding sequence TTGAAGCGCGACATCCACCCGGAGTACGTCGAGACGCAGGTCAGCTGCACCTGTGGCGCGTCCTTCACCACCCGTAGCACCGTGAGCGGCGGCACCATCCGCGCCGACATCTGCTCCGAGTGCCACCCGTTCTACACGGGCAAGCAGAAGATCCTCGACACCGGTGGCCGTGTGGCGCGGTTCGAGGCCCGCTTCGGCAAGAACGCCGGGTCCGCCAAGAAGTAG